A stretch of Gossypium hirsutum isolate 1008001.06 chromosome A06, Gossypium_hirsutum_v2.1, whole genome shotgun sequence DNA encodes these proteins:
- the LOC107933644 gene encoding mitochondrial carrier protein CoAc1, which yields MTIYNQGGMLGFYRGVGPTLGGILPYNVIKFYGYEKLKRWVPKENRSSVALNLSCGALAALIGQTVMYPLDVVRRQMQVDIPNQNGTRYKNSIEAFKSIIRNQGWRQLYAGLCINYIKVVPSIAIGLTAFDVIDRQLHFPR from the exons ATGACCATCTATAATCAAGGTGGAATGCTCGGATTCTATCGAGGTGTAG GTCCAACACTAGGGGGAATCCTTCCTTACAATGTGATAAAGTTTTATGGCTACGAGAAGCTTAAAAGATGGGTTCCCAAAGAAAATCGAAGCTCCGTTGCATTGAATCTTTCATGTGGAGCATTGGCTGCCTTAATTGGGCAAACTGTAATGTACCCATTGGATGTTGTTAGGAGACAAATGCAG GTAGACATTCCGAACCAGAATGGTACGAGGTACAAAAACTCCATTGAAGCCTTTAAATCCATCATCCGTAATCAAGGATGGAGACAATTGTATGCAGGTTTATGCATTAATTATATAAAg GTTGTACCATCTATAGCCATTGGTCTAACAGCTTTCGATGTCATTGACCGACAGCTACATTTTCCGCGCTAG
- the LOC107933651 gene encoding coatomer subunit zeta-2, producing the protein MSAFFLSGNSCPAVKNILILDSEGKRVAVKYYSDEWPTNSAKLAFEKSLFGRTLKSNARTEAEITIFDSNIVIYKFVQDLHFFITGGDDENELLLATVLQGLFDAIALRLRNTIDKREALENLDVIFLCIDEVVDQGMILETDANAIAGKVAIQNMDASATLSEQTISQALASAREHLTKTLLK; encoded by the exons ATGTCTGCCTTCTTTTTATCTGGG aattcatgccCAGCAGTGAAGAACATTTTAATTCTGGATTCAGAAGGGAAACGTGTAGCCGTAAAGTATTACTCAGATGAATGGCCAACAAATAGTGCTAAGTTAGCCTTTGAAAAATCTCTCTTTGGTAGAACACTCAAATCAAATGCTCGTACTGAAG CTGAGATCACAATCTTTGATAGCAACATTGTAATCTATAAGTTCGTCCAAGACCTACATTTCTTCATAACTGGAGGTGATGATGAAAATGAACTTCTTCTTGCCACTGTGCTTCAGGGACTATTTGATGCCATTGCTCTTCGTTTGAg GAACACAATTGATAAAAGGGAAGCACTTGAGAACTTAGATGTCATCTTCTTATGCATTGATGAAGTTGTGGATCAAGG GATGATACTTGAGACAGATGCAAATGCAATTGCAGGAAAGGTGGCAATCCAAAACATGGATGCTTCAGCAACATTATCTGAACAG ACAATAAGTCAAGCATTGGCTTCAGCTCGTGAGCATTTGACAAAAACCCTtctaaaatga
- the LOC107933628 gene encoding boron transporter 4, whose translation MENLRAPFKGIANDVKGRAGCYKQDWITGLRSGLGILAPTTYIFFASALPVIAFGEQLSRDTDGTLSTVETLASTAFCGILHSIFGGQPLLILGVAEPTVIMYTYLYNFAKGRDDLGQELYLAWAGWVCVWTALLLFLLAVFNACTVINRFTRIAGELFGMLITVLFIQEAIKGVVSEFRVPEHQDAKLEKYQFQWLYTNGLLGIIFSLGLLYTALKSRRARSWWYGTGWFRSFIADYGVPLMVVVWTAMSFSVPSKVPSGVPRKLFSPLAWESASLQHWTIIKDMGRIPALYIFAAFIPAVMVAGLYFFDHSVASQLAQQKEFNLKNPSAYHYDILLLGFMTLLCGLIGLPPSNGVLPQSPMHTKSLAVLKGQIIRRKMVETAKESVKQKASNSEIYGKMQAVFIEMDKSPETVVAKELEDLKKVVMKGENEGEIKKETFDPEKHIDAYLPVRVNEQRVSNLLQSLLVAASAFAMPAIKLIPTSVLWGYFAYMAIDSLPGNQFWERILLLFIAPSRRYKVLEHVHASFVESVPYRFITMFTLFQLVYLLVCFGVTWIPIAGILFPLPFFLLIIIRQYILPKLILLSYLRELDAAEYEELTGAVPRTSLSFSSRETDISCPENEADAVERFDAELLDKLTTSRGELKLRNVSFGEERKGQVLPKEIVEEE comes from the exons ATGGAAAACTTGAGAGCCCCTTTTAAGGGTATTGCAAATGATGTTAAAGGAAGAGCAGGTTGCTATAAACAAGATTGGATTACTGGTCTTCGTTCAGGACTGGG GATATTAGCCCCAACTACCTATATCTTCTTTGCTTCTGCTCTCCCCGTTATCGCCTTCGGCGAGCAACTGAGCCGAGATACAG ATGGGACCCTAAGCACGGTTGAAACGTTGGCATCGACTGCCTTTTGTGGTATTCTACACTCGATATTCGGTGGCCAACCACTTTTGATTCTTGGAGTTGCAGAGCCAACTGTTATCATGTATACATATTTGTATAACTTTGCAAAAGGAAGAGATGACTTGGGGCAGGAATTATATTTGGCTTGGGCCGGATG GGTTTGTGTTTGGACTGCTCTCTTGTTGTTTCTGCTCGCAGTATTCAATGCTTGCACGGTAATTAATCGGTTCACAAGGATTGCAGGTGAGCTTTTTGGCATGTTGATCACTGTTCTGTTTATTCAAGAGGCTATCAAG GGAGTTGTGAGTGAATTTCGAGTTCCCGAACATCAAGACGCAAAGTTAGAGAAGTATCAATTTCAATGGCTTTACACAAATGGATTGTTGGGAATCATATTCTCACTTGGCCTTCTATATACCGCCTTGAAAAGTCGAAGGGCGAGGTCATGGTGGTATGGCACAG GGTGGTTTAGAAGTTTCATTGCAGATTATGGGGTACCTTTAATGGTTGTAGTATGGACAGCGATGTCATTTAGTGTACCAAGCAAAGTTCCATCTGGGGTTCCAAGAAAGCTTTTTAGTCCTCTGGCATGGGAATCTGCATCATTACAACATTGGACCATAATTAAG GATATGGGAAGGATTCCTGCATTGTACATATTTGCTGCATTTATTCCAGCTGTGATGGTTGCGGGACTTTACTTTTTTGACCACAGCGTTGCTTCGCAACTGGCACAACAAAAGGAATTCAATCTCAAGAATCCGTCTGCATATCATTATGACATCTTGCTGCTCGGATTCATG ACTTTACTTTGTGGACTAATCGGCCTCCCTCCATCGAATGGAGTCCTACCACAGTCTCCTATGCATACTAAGAGCCTTGCAGTTCTCAAAGGGCAG ATCATTCGACGAAAAATGGTGGAGACTGCGAAAGAAAGCGTAAAGCAGAAAGCTAGTAACTCCGAAATATACGGCAAGATGCAAGCGGTCTTCATCGAAATGGACAAGAGTCCAGAA ACTGTAGTTGCTAAAGAGTTAGAAGACTTGAAGAAGGTTGTTATGAAAGGTGAAAATGAAGGAGAAATCAAAAAGGAAACATTTGATCCCGAAAAGCATATCGATGCCTACTTGCCGGTTCGAGTTAACGAACAGAGAGTGAGCAATCTTTTGCAGTCACTCCTAGTTGCTGCATCAGCATTTGCTATGCCTGCAATCAAGTTGATACCTACATCGGTTCTTTGGGGATATTTCGCGTACATGGCCATCGATAGTCTTCCCGGGAATCAGTTCTGGGAAAGGATATTACTTCTCTTCATCGCACCTAGCCGGCGATACAA GGTGTTGGAACATGTTCATGCTTCATTCGTGGAGTCGGTACCGTACCGATTTATCACGATGTTTACACTCTTCCAGTTGGTATATCTCCTCGTGTGCTTTGGTGTAACATGGATTCCTATAGCTGGAATCTTGTTTCCATTGCCCTTCTTCCTTCTCATCATCATAAGGCAATACATTCTCCCAAAGCTCATTCTCCTAAGTTATCTCCGTGAACTCGATGCAGCCGAATACGAGGAACTTACCGGTGCCGTCCCAAGAACATCCCTCAGCTTCTCTTCAAGG GAAACGGATATATCTTGTCCTGAAAATGAGGCTGATGCAGTTGAAAGGTTTGATGCTGAGTTATTAGATAAGTTGACAACAAGTAGAGGAGAGTTAAAGCTCCGAAATGTTAGCTTCGGCGAGGAGCGGAAGGGGCAG GTTTTACCAAAGGAAATTGTTGAGGAAGAATGA